The genomic region AGTTGGCAGCGAGGATAatcagccccagggcagtgtaAGTGCTCAAAACAGCTCACTTTATTCCTCAGCATTTAATAAGTAATGACTCTGAGAAGCTCGGAGCGGGGTCTGTGCCCGTGCTGTCTCCTGCTGTGTCCCTGTCACAGTGGATAAGTGAAACTGGGTTGAATCGGGGCCGTTTTTGGATGAGTACCCACCAAGGAATTTCGAGATGCCGTAAGAAGTTGGGGGTGTTGAGTGGGAGGTGTTTCCTTTGCTTGACTTAGTCCTactttgtgggaaaaaaaaaaaaaaggaaagaatggCTCTGTACTGGGAAGCTGGGCATGGATTTCCACGGCTCTGTGGGTGGAAGGTGAGAGTTCTCTGGTGTCCCTCGACAAAGTGAGTCTGGAAGGTAGAAACTCCCACAGGGAACAGCTTAAAAAAGAGCTCTAAAAGCCCAAGTTCTGGGAGCTCTGCCATGGGAGGCTCAGACGCTCCAGTGGGCTCCAAGGcccaggctggggagcagctggagtTACTTGTGGAGCTCCTGATGTTGGTCAGGTCATCGTTACTCGCAGGGTGATGGATCGCTGCAGATCCAGCTGCTGACCTTCCACAGAGGATCAGGGGGAGGCTTTGCTGGGAAGAAAACGTTCCCATTAGCTCAGTGCTTTGGCAATTTGTGTCATCCGGTGAACTCGTCAGGAATTCACAGCTGGTGTGAGAGGAtcatctgctcctgcagcacctggggCCAGCTGGGCCCTGCGAGgctttgctgcagcaggaggaggtggaagaGGCTCTGCAGACTCTGCTTCCATCTGGGAtgttctctcttctttctgagGAGCAGTGGACAAGGAGAGAACCATAACCTGGTCCTTAATCCTCTTGTAACTTGTTACTCAccctctctcttctctcagAGACTCTATTTCTCTTTCCACTTTGGTGTCCTGCCTGGAATatttcagaaacagagaaagaaacatgAGAGGAAGCTTAATGCTTTTTAAATCTCAAAGATTAAACACTTCTCTTAATATCTGCTAAAAGCTGCTCAGGCAGATTTTGGCATATGCCAGCCTGGCACATAACTGCACCACAGCCACCTGCCATCCCGCCCGGAATCCTTTGTAGCTCCTTTGTGTTCTCTGAGCAGCACAAAGCTGCGGCGTGTCTGGTGTCACCATCAGGAAACAGCCTCTGCACTAAGCCACGTGACAaacttcctctccttccccattTAATTGCTTTTCCTTGCATGAATGCCGTGCTTTATGCAGCGTTTTTCCAGTCCAAGGGGTCCCAGAACATAAGAAAATCTGGGAGTGCATGAAAaaggatgctttttttttttacccccccGAAAGGAATGGAGGGTTCCAGAACTGGCAGCTAAAAGGAGAAGAACACCACAACACCAAGGATTCTCTCACAGCTGCTCTTTGGTTTTCCAGCTTGTCAGTTTACTGGCAGGATTTTGCTCCGTACGTCCTGACCCGAGGCCTCTCACAGGTCCGACACGTCACCTCGTTGTTGGGGCTGTAAGTTCCAGGACCACAAACCACTGTAGAGAGAACACAGTCGGGGTTCCAGCAGCTCCCCCCCACCTTGAGGGGCTGTCAGACACCCCCACGAGCCTTCCTAAGGCTCTGTGTGAACTCCCTGAGCCTCTGGCTAAATCCCCCCTCAACTTAacctgcagcaggtgctgcaAAAGAACTTTAGAAAACAGCAGGGAGTTTTCTACTCCAGGAAGGAGATTGTTTCCTATGTGCTCTGGATCCTGAGGATAGTCACTCACCAGTGacctggagaggggaaaactCCACTTCACTTCTTCTCCTTTGCTGGTAAATGCAGTTACACCTGTGAGCTCGTTTCCTGTCCCTATCGTTACCCTGAATCTATAATGTGAGTGTCTTCCCAAAGGATGAACAGAAATATCCTTGCTTTTGACCCCAATATTTCCCAGCTCCTCCCCGGGGCTctgtgaccagcactgatgaGCTCTGTTTCAGTGGATGAGCTATTTTAACCTGCGGTGTTTGGTGTTTACCGCAGCAGCTGGCGCAGTTCTGGTGGGTGTGGTGGTTCTTCCCGAAACCTGGCCGGCAGCTGTCGATGGGAGTCATGGAGAAGCTGTTCTCCACGTACTGGATTGTAGGGACAGCCTCGGCCTCGTGCTCCAGGATGTACCTCAGCTGGTGGAAGAACTTCCCAATCCGCTCTGCTGCCTAAAATTTGGGAACATTGGGAGAGTGAAACCACAGCCCATTGTCTGGTGTTGATTCAGTCCTGATTCCCACACACTGACTTCTCACCCTAACTGGGAGCCTTCCTTGGCTTCCAGAGGCCTGGAATCAGCCCCAGGATGTGAGCTGATCCCAGGATTTAATATTTACAAGCCAGAGAGAACAGATTTTGGAAGTTGGCTACGGTAGACttacttttaatttattatttggTCAATGAAATGCAATTTGAGTTTAGAGAACTGGATATTCAATATATTATAAATCATAAAGTCTGTAGCTCTTTATTAGGAGTAAATACAAAGGAAATAatgaggtttgggtttttttttccccaaactaaTTCTTTAACAATTTGTATCAATTTGACTTTTAAACCCATTTTCCACCCTGAACTGAATAATTTGAAACCCATGAATTGTCATTTACAATCCTAATCCCATGAAATCTGGGCGAAGCTGGGTTACCACCAGTCAcatctgcaggagctgaggcagAGGGGGGTGTTAGAGAGGCAGAGAAGACACGAGGTGACTGACACAGAACCTGCTGGGCTCTCCTGTTTGTCACATCTTCACAGTCGTAAGGAAGCTTGTGGCAAACTTCTTCCCATCCTGGTGCAAAAGGATCAACTGTggatggaggggggaaaaaaacacatgtaaaaagggaaaaaagctaGATTAGATCCTGGTGGTTTCTACCCAGTTCCTTGCTTTGTTCCAGGAAGAGTCAGAGGTCAACAAATATAAAACTAGTGGTGGGGGGAATATGCTGAGCTGAGAAAATGGAACTAAGTTCTCATATAGCACCCTCAGGTTCCAGAAAGGGCTGAATTTTTATGTAAACTTAAAATCTTTGGGTCTCCAGTCTCTTATGAAAGTTTCTTGACTTAAACCACCTCTGTTATTGCCAAGAGGGAGCTGTGAGGCTCTTGCTTTAACTCCGTGCAGCTTCCTAATTGTCCCAGATTTactaaaaaatcaaataatgaaAATCAAATACGACCACTTGACAGTAACTTTAGTGAAAAAAGCACGGCATCTTATGGGCTGCCTCCTTCCAACAATCTTCTCCAGCTGCACACCTCGGAAATAGCTTTTCTTGCTAAGTCTGGGAGTAAAACCCTACAAATTTAACATAAAAACTGCGTTTTAGCTCCATCTGTGGGTAACGGAAAAAAATACAGGCgctccaaagaaaaaaagaaaacaaacaaacaaaccaaacccagagAGGAAATAACTTTTGAGAGGTGTTCCTGACTGCCGCCTTTCAGATGTTGTTTGTAGTACCCGCGGGTTGTTTACGAAAGCAAAGGATCCCTCCCAAACAAGCAGCGAGATCCAGTTACCTTGAAAATTAACAAAGAGCTCGTGCTGGAGGCCGTGCTTCGGTGTCCTGATGGAGTGGCACTTGTAGGAGGACTGTGTGATGTGACAGGTCAGGTGGGCGATGGTGCTGTTCAGGATCTTCTCCAGCGTCTCGAAGAACAAGCCGTTGTTTCTCAGCTGGCAGCGCGTGGTGGTGAAGCGAACAAACACCTGGTAGGCATGGTCTGCTTCCCTGTAGGCTGGGAGGAGACGTTTGGGGGGTGAGCTCGGGGGGTGATCAGTGTTCCCCCAGAGGTTTTGGGTTGTTGtgctgagggtggggaggtgaTGGTGGCCAGCAGGGGTTACACGTGGTGGAAGGAGGCTGGAGTGCAGCTCGagcaggggggcagaggggtggtTCCACATCAGTTTGGTGATCCCTCCCAGGGGGGACACGACCTTCCTTTCCAGATCTTGGATAACCCTGGAATTCTTGTAGTTAATTCTGTTCTTATTAAGAGTAGAGGCTATTTTATTGCCATGTATTCTT from Pseudopipra pipra isolate bDixPip1 chromosome 26, bDixPip1.hap1, whole genome shotgun sequence harbors:
- the ZPBP2 gene encoding zona pellucida-binding protein 2 gives rise to the protein MAGGGGRTRCPPGALLGMAAVLAAVGWVRAEPKEEQLSVDLIGKNEVYGDTRHEVNVYVKVFTNSPFLVCMDLALSQEKIIDPKYSWIGPDGRHLEGQKYANMTETGKLMVMGFRESMSGTYTCTLSHKIIETTTQEETEIVQAYKFMVYAYREADHAYQVFVRFTTTRCQLRNNGLFFETLEKILNSTIAHLTCHITQSSYKCHSIRTPKHGLQHELFVNFQVDPFAPGWEEVCHKLPYDCEDVTNRRAQQAAERIGKFFHQLRYILEHEAEAVPTIQYVENSFSMTPIDSCRPGFGKNHHTHQNCASCCVVCGPGTYSPNNEVTCRTCERPRVRTYGAKSCQ